From the genome of Ptychodera flava strain L36383 chromosome 20, AS_Pfla_20210202, whole genome shotgun sequence, one region includes:
- the LOC139119991 gene encoding cilia- and flagella-associated protein 58-like has product MSEDKKKEPAKEEPKGDKPALEENAFEALERDFQEVLNELMGDRSLEKFRTEYEKLHRALKKSHESEKRLMGKCRELNAEIVANSAKVSTALKLSQEDQTTIASLKKEIEKAWKMVDASHEKEQRARETIQSLKMEIANLSKLVEQGAGLSMGQEHSVNELLKVKEDLTKERDEQLQEIVKLRESLTDANNRMAKAEKDKEDAETKIAELNQDIQVRANEAQREARRKDKLERELKQSKADLESRTGEIKTMNTQLGRSKEDVAKLETQLKENRILYERAQKDSDILTARFTKLQSDYEQQLINADTLAQENQQRVAELKSKEDEINALKQDTIRLSKMRETIQRKLRSVEDNKAEIEQQKETLKSQIVGLEREIEASKKQAEVDRKAIDDLVRERDILNKNMLKAASATQKQLSLVKLHEQSKKNLEQEIQNYKEEAQKQRKIIYQLEKERDRYINEASELTQKVLQHMEDVKVREMQIFDYKKKIAEAETKLKQQQNLYEAVRSDRNLYSKNLIESQDEITEMKRKLKIMNHQIDQLKEEITAKEAALVKEHLDHQRVEKEKEALKMELQRMKQQAAESKAYIEAQEAEERKLLKIISEADAERLRQKKELDQVISERDILGTQLVRRNDELALLYEKIKIQQSTLNKGEIQYRQRLEDIRLLKLEIKKLRREKNILNKSVANVDDLRREVYHLQRELLRERTRCKALEEELENPMNIHRWRKLEGSDPSTYEMIQKIQTLQRRLIQKTEEVVEKELLIQEKEKLYVELKHILARQPGPEVAEQLQIYQQTLKEKTKQMKAMSSELNMYESQANEYKYEIERLARELQESKKKYFLQKRKEQQQKERERALAQAGAPVIQPQRHDGPRFTGGGFNLKPKEVKAT; this is encoded by the exons ATGTCGGAG GACAAGAAAAAGGAACCTGCTAAGGAGGAGCCGAAGGGCGACAAGCCTGCTTTGGAAGAAAATGCGTTCGAAGCACTTGAGAGGGACTTCCAAGAAGTTCTGAATGAATTGATGGGAGATCGGAGTCTGGAGAAATTCAGGACCGAGTATGAGAAACTGCACAGGGCGCTGAAGAAGTCGCATGAGAGTGAAAAGAGATTGATGGGGAAATGTCGAGAATTGAACGCAGAAATCGTCGCCAACTCTGCCAAAGTGTCAACGGCTCTGAAACTTTCCCAGGAAGATCAAACTACCATAGCTTCTCTGAAGAAG GAAATTGAAAAAGCATGGAAGATGGTTGATGCGTCGCACGAGAAAGAGCAGCGAGCTAGGGAGACAATTCAAAGCTTGAAGATGGAAATTGCCAATCTTAGCAAGCTGGTAGAGCAAGGTGCTGGTCTTTCCATGGGTCAGGAACACAG TGTTAATGAACTGTTGAAGGTCAAGGAGGATCTGACCAAAGAAAGAGACGAGCAGCTTCAGGAGATTGTCAAGTTACGAGAGTCTCTCACCGATGCCAATAATAGAATGGCCAAAGCGGAGAAAGATAAGGAAGACGCAGAGACCAAGATTGCTGAA CTGAACCAAGACATCCAAGTGCGTGCCAACGAGGCACAACGTGAGGCTCGGAGAAAGGACAAGCTGGAGCGTGAGCTGAAGCAGTCCAAAGCGGATCTGGAAAGCCGGACTGGTGAAATCAAAACTATGAATACACAGCTGGGAAGATCCAAGGAAGATGTTGCTAAGTTGGAAACCCAGCTGAAGGAAAATAGG ATTCTTTATGAGCGTGCTCAAAAGGACAGTGACATCCTGACAGCTCGTTTCACCAAGTTGCAGTCGGACTACGAACAGCAGCTCATCAATGCTGATACCCTGGCCCAAGAGAACCAGCAGAGAGTAGCAGAACTCAAG AGTAAAGAGGATGAGATCAACGCCCTGAAACAAGACACCATACGTCTGAGTAAAATGCGTGAGACCATTCAGAGGAAGCTGAGGTCTGTTGAAGACAACAAAGCTGAAATTGAACAGCAGAAAGAGACTTTGAAAAGTCAGATTGTTGGTCTTGAGAGAG AGATTGAAGCCAGCAAGAAACAGGCTGAAGTGGACAGAAAAGCCATCGATGATCTGGTCCGTGAGCGTGACATTTTGAACAAGAACATGCTGAAGGCAGCCAGTGCCACCCAGAAACAGCTGAGCTTGGTGAAGTTGCACGAACAGTCAAAGAAGAACCTGGAGCAGGAAATCCAGAACTACAAGGAAGAGGCACAGAAACAGCGTAAGATCATCTACCAGCTGGAGAAGGAACGTGATAGATACATCAATGAAGCCAGTGAACTGACACAGAAG GTACTCCAACACATGGAAGACGTCAAGGTCCGTGAAATGCAGATCTTTGATTACAAGAAGAAGATTGCTGAGGCTGAGACCAAACTGAAACAACAGCAGAACCTGTACGAGGCTGTCCGCAGTGATCGTAACTTGTACAGCAAGAACTTGATCGAATCTCAG GATGAGATCACCGAGATGAAGAGAAAGTTGAAGATCATGAATCACCAAATCGACCAACTGAAAGAAGAAATCACTGCCAAGGAGGCTGCGCTGGTCAAGGAACATCTGGATCACCAACGCGTGGAGAAGGAGAAGGAAGCCCTGAAGATGGAACTGCAGAGAATGAAACAGCAAGCAGCTGAGAGCAAAGCATACATCGAAGCCCAAGAGGCCGAGGAGAGAAAACTCTTGAAGATCATCTCGGAAGCCGATGCTGAACGTCTCAGGCAGAAGAAGGAACTGGACCAGGTGATCAGCGAGAGAGATATCCTGGGTACACAGCTGGTGCGTAGAAACGATGAGCTGGCGCTGCTCTATGAGAAGATCAAGATACAGCAGTCAACGTTGAACAAAGGTGAAATCCAATACAGGCAGAGATTGGAGGATATACGACTACTGAAACTGGAAATCAAGAAGTTGAGAAGAGAGAAGAACATTCTGAATAAGAGTGTTGCTAATGTCGATGACTTGAG aCGTGAAGTCTACCATCTGCAGAGGGAGCTCCTGCGTGAGAGAACTCGCTGCAAGGCTCTGGAGGAGGAGCTTGAGAACCCGATGAACATCCATCGTTGGCGTAAACTGGAAGGCAGCGATCCCAGCACCTACGAGATGATCCAGAAGATCCAGACCTTACAGAGAAGACTCATCCAGAAGACGGAAGAAGTAGTGGAGAAGGAACTCTTGATCCAGGAGAAAGAGAAACTGTACGTGGAACTGAAACACATCCTGGCAAGACAGCCAGGTCCGGAAGTCGCTGAACAGTTGCAGATCTATCAGCAAACTCTCAAGGAAAAGACAAAACAGATGAAG GCTATGTCATCTGAATTGAACATGTATGAATCTCAAGCTAATGAGTACAAGTATGAGATTGAAAGACTAGCAAGAGAATTACAAGAGTCCAAGAAGAAATACTTCCTTCAAAAACGAAAAGAGCAACAACAAAA GGAAAGAGAGAGGGCCCTAGCCCAAGCCGGTGCTCCAGTTATCCAGCCACAACGACACGATGGACCAAGGTTCACCGGTGGAGGATTCAATCTCAAACCCAAAGAGGTCAAGGCCACCTAG
- the LOC139119992 gene encoding grpE protein homolog 1, mitochondrial-like, translating to MRIKFMSPKVISNMAAMSVRAWVSSRLFCRVSSVQFARSPKFGLRCLTTETNAAESKAETQATAENTEVNQVEKELQEEKQKLQKQLDEITDKYKRSLAETENVRIRHRKQLDETRVYAIQGFCKDLLEVADILHTATESVPKDEVDKNSHLKSLFEGLKMTESQLLKVFKNRGLTTIDPLGEKFDPNQHEALFTLPAPDKEAGTVAVVTKIGYKFHDRTLRPALVGVATKP from the exons ATGCGTATAAAGTTCATGTCGCCAAAGGTCATTTCAAACATGGCGGCCATGAGTGTGAGAGCCTGGGTTTCGTCACGTCTTTTTTGTAGGGTATCATCCGTACAGTTCGCAAGGTCTCCGAAATTCGG tCTCAGATGTCTCACAACAGAAACAAACGCCGCTGAGAGCAAAGCAGAGACACAGGCCACAGCTGAAAATACAGAAGTTAATCAAGTTGAAAAGGAATTGCAGGAAGAGAAGCAGAAATTACAGAAACAATTAGATGAAATTACA gATAAATATAAACGATCATTAGCTGAAACAGAGAATGTCCGAATACGTCACAGAAAACAGTTAGATGAAACACGTGTGTATGCAATCCAGGGATTTTGCAAAGACTTATTAGAAGTTGCCGATATTCTGCACACAGCGACGGAAAGTGTACCAAAGGATGAGGTCGACAAGAACTCTCATctcaaatctttatttgaagGATTGAAAATGACAGAATCACAATTATTGAAG GTGTTTAAGAATCGTGGACTGACGACAATTGACCCTCTAGGAGAGAAATTTGACCCAAATCAGCATGAAGCATTGTTCACACTTCCCGCCCCCGACAAGGAAGCAGGAACTGTTGCCGTAGTTACCAAAATTGGATACAAATTCCATGATAGGACACTCAGACCTGCTCTTGTTGGCGTGGCAACAAAGCCATGA